Proteins from one Gilliamella sp. ESL0443 genomic window:
- a CDS encoding branched-chain amino acid transaminase, with amino-acid sequence MGTTAKSDYIWLNGEMVPWADAKIHVMSHALHYGTSVFEGVRCYETHNGPAIFRHKEHAQRLLNSAKIYRFPVPYSLEEIMEATRQVIKKNNLKSAYIRPLVFIGDVGMGVIPPAGYKTDVMIAAFPWGAYLGEDALEQGIDAMVSSWNRFAPNTIPAAAKAGGNYLSSLLIGSEARANGFQEGIALDVNGQLSEGSGENLFIVKDGILFTPLLSSSALPGITRDAIIKLAHDLGIEVREQTLSRESLYLADEVFMTGTAAEITPVRSVDRIQVGIGRCGPITKKIQQTFFGLFNGKTEDKYGWLDPIK; translated from the coding sequence ATGGGTACTACAGCAAAATCTGATTATATTTGGCTAAATGGCGAAATGGTTCCATGGGCTGATGCAAAAATACACGTAATGTCACACGCCCTACACTATGGAACTTCAGTATTTGAAGGTGTTCGTTGTTATGAAACTCACAACGGTCCAGCAATTTTTCGCCATAAAGAACACGCACAACGCTTACTAAACTCAGCCAAAATTTATCGTTTTCCTGTCCCTTATTCTCTTGAAGAGATCATGGAAGCCACTCGCCAAGTCATCAAAAAAAATAACCTAAAAAGTGCCTACATTCGCCCATTAGTCTTTATTGGTGATGTTGGTATGGGCGTTATTCCGCCTGCTGGCTACAAAACTGATGTTATGATTGCAGCATTCCCATGGGGAGCCTACCTTGGTGAAGATGCGTTAGAACAAGGTATTGACGCAATGGTATCATCATGGAACCGTTTTGCACCAAACACTATCCCAGCAGCAGCTAAAGCGGGTGGTAACTACTTATCATCACTTCTTATCGGATCAGAAGCGCGAGCTAATGGCTTCCAAGAAGGCATCGCATTAGACGTAAACGGTCAGCTTTCTGAAGGTTCTGGCGAAAACTTATTTATCGTCAAAGATGGCATATTATTTACCCCATTACTATCATCATCAGCACTACCAGGCATTACCCGTGATGCAATCATCAAGCTTGCACATGATCTAGGCATTGAAGTACGTGAACAAACTCTATCACGTGAATCACTCTATCTAGCTGATGAAGTATTTATGACTGGTACCGCTGCCGAAATCACACCAGTGCGTAGTGTTGACCGAATCCAAGTTGGTATTGGTCGTTGTGGCCCAATCACCAAGAAAATCCAACAAACATTCTTCGGATTATTTAATGGCAAAACTGAAGACAAATACGGTTGGTTAGATCCAATTAAATAA
- the ilvM gene encoding acetolactate synthase 2 small subunit encodes MNQKATHQFTITANDKLGSLERILRVVRHRGGHIEQMQMQSIDNQLFTLTLTLTTERTLSSLQNQITKLEDVITVA; translated from the coding sequence ATGAATCAAAAAGCGACACATCAATTTACCATAACTGCCAATGATAAATTGGGTTCACTTGAACGCATATTACGCGTTGTTCGCCACCGTGGAGGCCATATCGAACAGATGCAAATGCAATCAATTGACAATCAATTATTCACCTTGACACTGACATTAACAACCGAACGAACGCTATCGTCACTGCAAAACCAAATTACCAAATTGGAGGATGTGATAACGGTAGCGTAG
- the ilvG gene encoding acetolactate synthase 2 catalytic subunit, translating into MLGTQWIVKTLKEKGITTVFGYPGGQIMPLYDALYDGGIEHVLCRHEQGAAMAAIGYARATGKIGVCIATSGPGATNIITGLADALIDSVPIIALTGQVPTTLIGTDAFQEVDVLGLSLACTKHSYLIDDATQLPNTLQEAFNLANSGRPGPILIDIPKDIQLADHDYQTYLTPTSIKTPSDNAQLYPISPDEIKQAKQMICQAKKPMLYIGGGVGLSGAINELREFMTLTQIPSVSTLKGLGVADLNNPYYLGLIGMHGAKAANLAVQECDLLIALGVRFDDRVTGKLNEFAKHAKVIHVDIDQSEINKLRQTHLGLQGDIKHVLPMLNQTVSIDDWHNKIKQLKAQHPTRYDHPGDAIYAPALLKRISERKPANTVITTDVGQHQMWTAQHMSFTHPQNFITSSGLGTMGFGLPAAVGAQMSRPNDMVICVSGDGSFMMNVQELTTIKRKKLPVKIVLIDNQRLGMVRQWQELFFNERYSETNLSDNPDFLMLAKAFDIPGQTISKKSEIEGALDNLFNSKGAYLLHVCIDELENVWPLVPPGAANENMLDKSNKE; encoded by the coding sequence ATGTTAGGAACACAGTGGATTGTAAAAACCTTAAAAGAAAAAGGCATTACTACCGTTTTTGGATATCCTGGTGGTCAAATTATGCCTCTATACGATGCGCTTTATGATGGTGGAATTGAACACGTACTTTGCCGTCACGAACAAGGCGCAGCCATGGCAGCCATTGGTTATGCCCGTGCCACCGGCAAAATTGGCGTTTGCATTGCCACATCAGGCCCCGGTGCAACCAATATAATTACCGGCCTTGCGGATGCATTAATTGATTCTGTACCAATTATCGCACTAACCGGCCAAGTTCCAACGACACTTATAGGCACTGATGCCTTCCAAGAAGTTGACGTTTTAGGATTATCTTTAGCGTGCACCAAACATAGTTATTTAATAGATGATGCCACCCAGTTGCCAAATACCTTACAAGAGGCCTTCAACTTAGCCAATTCGGGCAGGCCGGGACCAATATTAATTGACATCCCGAAAGATATCCAGCTTGCCGACCATGATTACCAAACCTATTTAACGCCAACATCCATAAAAACGCCTTCTGATAATGCTCAACTCTACCCAATCTCACCTGACGAGATAAAACAAGCCAAACAAATGATCTGCCAAGCCAAAAAACCGATGCTCTATATTGGTGGCGGTGTTGGGCTTTCTGGTGCTATCAATGAACTACGCGAATTTATGACGCTAACCCAAATCCCAAGCGTATCGACTTTAAAAGGACTTGGCGTTGCTGACCTTAACAATCCTTATTACTTAGGGCTTATCGGGATGCACGGCGCCAAAGCGGCTAACTTAGCTGTACAAGAGTGTGACTTACTGATCGCTTTAGGCGTTAGATTTGACGACCGCGTTACTGGCAAACTTAACGAATTTGCTAAACATGCAAAAGTGATCCATGTCGATATTGATCAGTCCGAAATCAACAAACTACGCCAAACCCATTTAGGTTTACAAGGTGATATTAAACACGTATTACCGATGCTTAACCAAACGGTCTCAATTGATGACTGGCATAACAAAATAAAACAACTGAAAGCCCAGCATCCAACACGTTATGATCATCCGGGTGACGCCATTTATGCGCCAGCACTGCTCAAACGCATTTCTGAGCGCAAACCAGCTAACACCGTCATCACCACCGACGTAGGTCAGCACCAAATGTGGACAGCGCAACACATGTCCTTTACCCACCCACAAAACTTTATTACCTCAAGTGGGCTTGGCACTATGGGCTTTGGATTACCAGCGGCAGTTGGCGCACAAATGTCTAGACCAAACGACATGGTAATTTGCGTATCGGGTGACGGCTCATTCATGATGAATGTACAAGAATTAACAACGATCAAACGCAAAAAATTACCCGTCAAAATCGTTCTTATTGATAACCAACGCCTAGGCATGGTAAGGCAATGGCAAGAGCTATTTTTTAATGAAAGATATAGCGAAACCAACTTATCAGATAACCCCGACTTTTTAATGCTAGCCAAAGCCTTTGATATACCAGGGCAAACCATCAGCAAAAAATCGGAAATCGAAGGCGCACTCGATAACCTATTCAATTCGAAAGGTGCTTATCTACTGCACGTATGTATCGATGAGCTAGAAAACGTATGGCCACTGGTACCACCGGGCGCGGCAAACGAAAACATGTTAGATAAAAGTAACAAGGAGTAA
- a CDS encoding SDR family oxidoreductase: MSKHNPKYFHDKFPKQKQNPPGLQYEMKPVPDCGEESYQGHQRLEGLKMLVTGGDSGIGRAAAIAYAREGADVAINYLPAEQKDAEDVAKIIESAGRKAVLIPGDLSDESFCKKLVEEAHKKLGGLDNLTLVAGKQTAVEDIMHLSTEQIKKTFEINVFSLFWVTKAALGYLKSGSTIITTSSVQAYQPSGNLLDYASTKTAIIAFTRGLSAQLGSKGIRVNSVAPGPVWTPLQICGGQPSEAIPEFGKQTPLQRAGQPVELAGVYVHLASEESSYTTGEVYGVTGGMHIN, encoded by the coding sequence ATGAGTAAGCATAATCCAAAATATTTTCATGATAAATTTCCTAAACAAAAACAAAATCCTCCTGGTTTGCAATATGAGATGAAACCAGTTCCTGATTGTGGTGAGGAAAGTTATCAAGGTCATCAACGTTTAGAAGGTCTAAAAATGTTGGTGACCGGTGGTGATTCAGGTATTGGCCGCGCAGCAGCTATTGCGTATGCAAGAGAAGGTGCTGATGTTGCAATTAATTATTTACCAGCAGAACAAAAAGATGCCGAAGATGTGGCTAAAATCATTGAGTCTGCGGGTCGAAAGGCTGTGCTTATCCCTGGTGATTTAAGCGATGAGTCATTTTGTAAAAAATTAGTTGAAGAAGCGCATAAAAAATTAGGTGGACTTGATAATTTAACCTTGGTAGCTGGTAAGCAAACTGCGGTAGAAGATATTATGCATTTGTCTACTGAGCAAATCAAAAAAACGTTTGAAATTAATGTGTTTTCACTATTTTGGGTAACTAAAGCGGCATTAGGTTATTTAAAATCTGGCTCGACGATTATTACCACTTCTTCTGTGCAAGCTTATCAACCAAGTGGCAATTTGTTGGATTATGCTTCAACCAAGACAGCGATTATTGCATTTACTCGTGGCTTATCTGCTCAATTAGGTAGTAAAGGTATTCGAGTAAATAGTGTGGCGCCAGGTCCGGTTTGGACGCCATTACAAATTTGTGGTGGTCAGCCAAGCGAGGCGATTCCTGAATTTGGTAAACAGACTCCATTACAACGTGCAGGACAACCTGTTGAGCTTGCGGGTGTTTATGTGCATTTGGCATCGGAAGAGTCAAGCTATACCACTGGTGAAGTTTATGGTGTTACTGGCGGTATGCATATCAATTAA
- a CDS encoding MFS transporter, whose translation MNTNVNQAEHAESEQTTPYQKRTLFASTVGYALDGLDMMILGVCFSLIAVTFNLTNADLGTLTSGTLLGAVLGGIFFGILADKYGRVRVFSWTILIFSLFTGLCAISPNYECFLIFRFLSGLGLGGEFGIGMTLVSESWPKHKRSRATSIVALGFQAGIILATLTVNFIGEAHGWRWAFAMGVLPALFVAWTRKGLKEPEIWQNLKDQNKNKIAIGKLFKNPRITATTIGLTIACAVQNFGFYGIMVWMPNMIASEYHLPFKNTMFWTISTTIGMSLGILIFGWLCDKFGRRPSYIVFLLISAVSIWFYFQQKEVAILILFGSVIGFFVNGMMGGYGALLAEHYTTDARSSAENIIFNVGRGIAGVSQVLIAYLATIYSISYALALLSGAYLLSAAAFIFLIPETKGKALE comes from the coding sequence TATGATGATTTTAGGTGTCTGTTTTAGCCTAATTGCCGTCACCTTCAACCTAACTAATGCTGACCTTGGCACCTTGACGTCAGGCACATTATTAGGGGCCGTATTAGGCGGAATCTTTTTTGGAATTCTTGCTGATAAATATGGACGAGTCAGAGTATTTTCATGGACAATCCTAATCTTCTCATTATTCACCGGTCTTTGTGCTATCTCACCTAATTATGAATGCTTCCTCATTTTTCGTTTTCTAAGTGGACTGGGTCTAGGTGGTGAATTTGGTATCGGCATGACGCTAGTTTCGGAAAGCTGGCCAAAGCACAAGCGCTCAAGGGCAACCTCAATTGTCGCACTAGGCTTCCAAGCCGGTATCATCCTTGCAACACTAACTGTCAATTTTATTGGTGAAGCACACGGATGGCGCTGGGCATTTGCGATGGGAGTATTACCAGCGCTATTTGTTGCTTGGACGCGTAAAGGACTTAAAGAGCCTGAAATCTGGCAAAATCTAAAAGACCAAAATAAAAACAAAATTGCCATAGGCAAACTATTTAAAAACCCGAGAATCACCGCAACAACTATCGGATTAACCATTGCCTGTGCAGTACAAAATTTTGGCTTTTATGGCATAATGGTTTGGATGCCAAACATGATCGCTTCTGAATATCACTTACCTTTCAAAAACACCATGTTTTGGACTATCTCAACAACTATCGGCATGTCATTAGGGATCTTAATTTTTGGTTGGTTATGTGACAAATTTGGACGCCGACCTTCATACATCGTATTTTTATTGATTTCCGCCGTATCAATCTGGTTCTACTTCCAACAAAAAGAGGTTGCCATTTTAATTCTATTTGGCTCAGTGATTGGCTTTTTTGTGAACGGCATGATGGGTGGATATGGTGCATTACTAGCTGAACACTACACGACTGATGCGCGCTCAAGTGCTGAAAACATTATTTTTAACGTCGGTCGTGGGATTGCTGGCGTATCGCAAGTACTGATTGCTTACTTAGCAACCATCTACTCAATCAGTTATGCATTAGCACTACTATCAGGCGCTTACCTATTATCCGCTGCCGCCTTTATATTCTTAATACCAGAAACCAAAGGCAAAGCATTAGAATAG